From one Desulfurobacterium thermolithotrophum DSM 11699 genomic stretch:
- the nusG gene encoding transcription termination/antitermination protein NusG yields the protein MEEKKWYSLHVQSGFENRVKANILKALKEEGLENKVEEIFIPAVEKVIFKVAGKEKGEIPLRGEPRIHEIEGEEGKKVVFKIEDGKVWVESCECEKKKCIPDKPIEKIGQKIKCPENKVEAKIELRDKLYPGYIFIKADLDKNVQSTIRRVPRVLGFVSAGGKPVVVPEAEIQAMRERLKKGVPKIKKLKFDIGDKVKIKEGPFIGFEGSISEIDPEREKIIVLVNIFDRQTPVELEFDQIEKIS from the coding sequence ATGGAAGAGAAAAAGTGGTATTCACTCCATGTTCAGTCTGGATTTGAAAACAGAGTTAAAGCTAACATTCTTAAAGCTCTAAAAGAAGAAGGACTAGAAAATAAAGTAGAAGAAATATTTATTCCAGCGGTAGAAAAAGTTATTTTTAAAGTAGCAGGAAAAGAAAAGGGGGAAATTCCTTTAAGAGGTGAACCTCGAATTCATGAAATAGAAGGAGAAGAAGGAAAAAAAGTCGTATTTAAAATAGAAGACGGAAAAGTATGGGTAGAATCTTGCGAATGCGAAAAGAAAAAGTGTATTCCTGATAAACCAATAGAAAAAATTGGTCAAAAAATAAAATGTCCAGAAAATAAAGTAGAGGCAAAAATAGAATTAAGAGATAAACTATATCCTGGATATATATTTATCAAAGCAGATCTTGATAAGAATGTTCAAAGTACAATAAGACGTGTTCCAAGAGTACTTGGATTTGTAAGTGCGGGGGGGAAACCTGTTGTTGTTCCAGAAGCAGAAATTCAAGCTATGAGAGAAAGACTCAAAAAAGGAGTTCCAAAAATCAAGAAACTTAAGTTTGATATTGGAGATAAGGTAAAAATTAAAGAAGGACCATTTATTGGCTTCGAAGGTAGCATTTCAGAGATTGACCCAGAGCGTGAAAAGATTATAGTTTTGGTTAACATTTTTGATAGACAAACTCCGGTCGAGCTGGAGTTTGACCAGATTGAGAAAATAAGCTAA
- the secE gene encoding preprotein translocase subunit SecE, with amino-acid sequence MSPITFLKEVREELSRVTWPSKEEVIEATAGIVIFCIVVAVYFWALDFVFSELLKLIIEK; translated from the coding sequence ATGTCACCCATAACATTTTTAAAAGAGGTAAGGGAAGAGCTCAGTAGAGTAACATGGCCTTCTAAAGAAGAGGTCATAGAAGCAACTGCTGGTATTGTTATTTTTTGCATAGTTGTTGCCGTTTACTTTTGGGCTTTAGATTTTGTATTCTCCGAACTACTTAAACTGATAATAGAGAAATAA
- the rpmG gene encoding 50S ribosomal protein L33 yields the protein MAKKGPREIIQLACTECKRRNYSTTKNKRNTPDRLELKKYCPWCNKHTLHKEVK from the coding sequence ATGGCTAAAAAAGGACCTCGCGAGATAATACAGCTTGCATGTACAGAGTGTAAGAGAAGAAATTATTCTACTACTAAAAACAAAAGAAACACTCCAGATAGACTTGAGCTAAAGAAATACTGTCCATGGTGCAATAAACATACCTTGCACAAAGAGGTAAAATAG
- the tuf gene encoding elongation factor Tu, translated as MAKQKFERTKPHKNVGTIGHVDHGKTTLTAAITHCLALQGKAQEVAYDQIDKAPEERERGITIATAHVEYESDKYHYAHVDCPGHADYIKNMITGAAQMDGAILVVSAADGPMPQTREHVLLARQVNVPYIVVFLNKVDMVDDEELLELVELEVRELLNEYDFPGDEVPVIKGSALKALECTSPDCPDCQPIYELVNALDEYVPEPVREVDKPFLMPIEDVFSISGRGTVVTGRVERGKLTVGEEVEIVGLREEPIKTVATGIEMFRKVLDEALPGDNVGILLRGVGKDEVERGMVVAKPGSINPHKKFKAEVYILSKEEGGRHTPFFNGYQPQFYFRTTDVTGKVKLPEGVEMVMPGDNVTFEVELLKPVAIEEGLRFAIREGGKTVGAGVVTEILD; from the coding sequence ATGGCGAAGCAAAAGTTTGAAAGGACAAAACCCCACAAGAACGTGGGAACAATCGGACACGTTGACCACGGAAAAACAACTCTCACAGCAGCAATCACACACTGTCTTGCTCTCCAAGGAAAGGCTCAAGAAGTAGCCTACGACCAAATTGACAAAGCTCCAGAAGAAAGAGAAAGAGGAATTACAATCGCTACTGCTCACGTTGAGTACGAATCTGACAAGTACCACTACGCTCACGTAGACTGCCCAGGACACGCAGACTACATCAAGAACATGATTACTGGTGCTGCTCAGATGGACGGAGCTATCCTTGTTGTATCAGCAGCAGACGGTCCAATGCCACAAACAAGAGAACACGTTCTTCTTGCAAGACAGGTTAACGTTCCATACATCGTAGTATTCTTAAACAAAGTAGACATGGTAGATGACGAAGAACTTCTTGAACTCGTTGAGCTTGAAGTAAGAGAACTACTTAACGAATACGACTTCCCAGGAGACGAAGTACCAGTAATTAAAGGATCAGCTCTTAAAGCTCTTGAATGTACATCTCCAGACTGTCCTGACTGCCAGCCAATTTATGAATTAGTAAACGCATTAGATGAATATGTACCTGAGCCAGTAAGAGAAGTAGACAAGCCATTCCTCATGCCAATAGAAGACGTATTCTCCATTTCTGGTAGGGGAACAGTAGTAACAGGAAGAGTAGAAAGAGGAAAGCTCACAGTAGGAGAAGAAGTAGAGATAGTAGGACTAAGAGAAGAACCAATCAAGACAGTAGCAACAGGAATAGAGATGTTTAGGAAAGTACTTGACGAAGCACTTCCAGGAGACAACGTAGGAATTCTTTTAAGAGGTGTAGGAAAGGACGAAGTAGAGAGAGGAATGGTAGTAGCAAAGCCTGGCTCAATTAATCCACACAAGAAGTTTAAGGCAGAAGTTTACATTCTCTCCAAGGAAGAAGGAGGAAGACACACACCATTTTTTAATGGATATCAGCCACAGTTTTACTTTAGAACAACAGATGTAACAGGAAAGGTAAAGCTTCCGGAAGGCGTAGAGATGGTAATGCCTGGAGATAACGTTACATTTGAAGTAGAACTTCTAAAACCAGTAGCTATTGAAGAAGGGCTTAGATTTGCTATTCGTGAAGGTGGAAAAACTGTAGGTGCTGGCGTTGTTACGGAAATTCTTGACTAA